The following DNA comes from Pristis pectinata isolate sPriPec2 chromosome 8, sPriPec2.1.pri, whole genome shotgun sequence.
CCTGTCACAGCTCCACACCttccaattaaaaagaaaaataaggatGGGAAAGGTAAAGCATCATTAGTGTGACAGCTCAACAGTTGCACAAACATTGTGATTTATCTTTCAGTGgttttttgtatcatcagcaaaatgatgttgTGTTAACACTGAGTGATGGATCTGCTGACAacgcaaaaaaaagttttttttgctgttctGTCACTTGTTCaccccctttcttctctcttttccctctccagAATTCAGCTTTATTGGTTTTAAACTTGAGAGCCCAAAACAACTTGCACTTGCTGCAAAATTAGAAAGAAAAGCTGAATGGTCAAGCATTCTAATGCTCAGTAGAGGTTTCGGCTACATCTGAAAGTAACTTACATTTTTTCCTGGTATGGCCCTGTTGCTAACATGGTAACACTGttagagctgctacttcacagctgcagtgacccttcggtaccgtctgtgtggagttcgcatgttctttCTGTGGGTTTTCTCCTGAATGCtttgattttctcccacatcccatagacatatggtgggttaattggctcctgtaaattacacCTTGTGTAATTAGGTGTTAGGAGAATCGGGGGAGTAGAGGGGCATGTGAAAgataataggttacagggaaataaatagggGAATGTTATCGCTCCAAGAGCTGGGATAGACTCGCTGGGCCAAATGTTGTGTGCTATGAAATAAAATATGAAGTTGTCAATTTAACCCATTTTATGCTGATTGTATCAACCTGTTTCTCATCGGAACACTGTACCAACTTGAACCTGTTTACTTTCATCACTGAATTGGGATACTTTTAGAATCAAGGACCTAAAACTTTCCTCTTCCCATGCTGTGTGATACTGTAGTAAGAAAGAATTCCTAGATGTTACTTGGCTAGAGAATTTGTTGTAGTCTTGCATCCTCTTGCATGTAGACGTGCCATGTCCTTGGTCTGCAGTGATGGTCACTGGTGCTAGCTACTCAAAGTAGAGAAATGTTTCATCTTTTTTGGTCATTTAATTTATGTCACAGAAAATcagtaacttttaaaataaaagtgtaaTTTTGTGTGTTATATCGATTCATGATAGATGGTAACGTCTTGAATTTTTGGTTTAAACTAATAAAAACTGGAAAACACAGTCACCCTCCAAGGCTTACTTGCAAAGTAAGAATAGTGTTTTCCTTGTTATCACTGATAAAACTCCATTCTGGCAACAAATATCAACCACAAAGAATGAATATTTTCATTCAGGTTGCTTTATGAATGCCTTGTGTGGCCAGTCCCATTTGTTTGTGGGATATCCGGGTCAGTGGTGTGATGGTGGTGACCTCATTGGTGGTAAATTTTAATGTGTTacaatcagagtcatagagtcatacagcacaaaaacgggGCCTTCATCCCACCATGTTCATACTGACCTTcttgccaatctacactaatctcatttacccacGTTAGGTTCAGATCCTGCTATGCCCAAGTGCCTGCCTAAAAAttcttaaacatggtgattgtgaccctttccaccacctcctctggcagcatgttctggggtgaggaggtggggagtattgggtggagatgagagagagaaagaaaatcctGGCATATTGAAGACGCCGCAGTTGTATTCCTGCAAATTCTATTGGTCACGCATCAGTGTAATTGGAGGCCAGTTAATAAGCTGCCTGCCAATACTTTTGACCAAGAATTAAGCAATGAAAaaagagagacttgcatttaaaaaGCACCTTTCATGATATTGAGGTGGTCCACTGGTGTATCCCTGTTTCGGATCGACACTACTAAAACTGCTATTGGTCACTACTATATTGCAGACAGCAAGGTTTCACACACAGCAACctggcttctatttcttacataaAATATTCAGTATCTTTCCTTGCCAAAACCCGTAAACCAGATGAAGTCTTGAGTAGGTACTTAGTTTTAATCAAAGCAGTAGAAAACTATTTACTTAATATTTCATCCAAGGAGCCATTAAATTATtgtataataaaattatttcaagGTGTAAAATTTTTGtaagtttaacaaaaaaaatcaatggatatTTTATTGCAATTGAAATAACTCTTCTTTCTCAGAAGTCTTAGGAATTCTTGGTAGTGGTAGCTAGTCAGGAGGTGAATATTGGCTTCAGCTTCTTACAAATCCAGCAAACCGGAAAATAGAATTGGGAAGCTTTGGAAATGCTGGTCTTAAATTATTTCGATAAGTCCTTGTCAAAAACTATTTTGCACTTAAAAAATGATGCtttgccaaatgtctttttattGAACTGTTTATTGTGTACGGTAGCAGACTGGCAATGTTCATGCATTTTCCTCacctttttgttccttttccagGGAACACTATTTATCTGTGGGAGTTCCTGCTGGCTCTCCTGCAAGATAAGAACACTTGCCCCAAGTACATTAAGTGGACACAGAGAGAAAAGGGTATTTTTAAGCTTGTGGACTCGAAGGCAGTGTCAAAATTATGGGGCAAACACAAAAATAAACCCGATATGAACTATGAAACAATGGGCAGAGCCTTGAGGTGAGTAAAGCTGCATTTCTCATGAAGGGGGTGTAAGATTGGTCTGGTTGGATCACTCTATAACAGCTGGATTGTTGCATTGTCTAACTTGTTATGTTTTTATAGCATTGTTCAGGTCAGTTCCTAATTAACATGCCTGGCCTGTTTCCTCTATCTTGAGCAACAAGTTGAATTCTGAATGACCAAATGTTCCTTTCAGGTATTACTACCAGAGAGGGATCTTGGCCAAAGTGGAAGGTCAGCGGCTCGTGTATCAATTCAAAGACATGCCCAAGGATCTGGTGGTCATTGACGATGACTCGGCTGAGCATGCTACTCCTAATCTGGTGACCTCATCAGATCATTCATCACCGACAAAGAAGAAAAATGTCACCCGTGGAATCTCACAGTTGCAGAATGTAGGCAAGGTGGCAGCTGTGCCACAGTCAGTGCTGGTGCAGCACGTCAAGCAGGAGCACACATCATCACTGATTCAGCCTGCTCAGAAAACAGGAGGGCAGCAGAGCCCCATTTTACCAACTATACAAGGGCTACAAAGCAATCAAGTCCTTCAGCAAGGATTGCCAGATCTATCTAGGGTTGCTGTAACTATGTCTTCAGCTGCACAGACAATCAGGTAACAATGaactttactgttattgtaaTGATTTATAAGTCAGGAATGGTTTTACAGCAGAAACAAGTTCTTTCATTTCACATTGACGCTAAATGTAATGTTACACCATCCTCAATGTTTATTAACATTTTCTTCCAAAATCCTTATGAGAAGTGAACTTCGGATGGTTGTCCAATATAATTTTATCTGgttttcaaatacattttcaatAAGTTGACCTAATTTGTCCCCAGTTTATAATTTACCAAGCAAAGTCTGAGTATTTTTCTAAAATCTGAACTCTCCTGACCAATATACTACATATAGACTAGTCAAGTGAGCAGTAATAAGGTGAAGGTGGAATTCATGGAATATATGCAAGATGGTTTTTTAAAACCTCTTGAGGGACCAACTAAGGAAGAAAAAACTATCTTGGATCTAATATTATGCAATGAAAAAGAGTTAATCCTGTAGTAAAGAGGATTTTGGAGAAGTGGACCACAACAGAATTTTACATTAGGTTTGAAGATAATATAGTTCAATCTCAAACTCAGattttaaatctaaacaaaggagactatgagGGATGAGTTGACTGTGATTGCTTGGAAACTGCATTGAAGGTATGACAGTAAACAGGCAGTGATCAGCATCTAAAGAAACAATAAACTATTTGCATTGAAAAATTCCTTCAAAGTACAAAAATACCACAGGAAAATTGGTCCATCCTTGGCCAAGAGGAGAATTTAAAGGTAGTATTACATCCAAGGAAGAGACTTTTAAGGTTGCTAGAAATAGCCACAAGTGTGAGGATTGGGAgtattttagaactcagcaaaggaggaccaagaaactGACTGAAGAATGATGTTGAACATGATAATAAActggtgagaaacataaaaagagGTTGGAAATAAGAACTGCTATTgatatgtaaaaacaaaaaaagaccAGTGAGGGCAACTGGGGATCCCTTACGGACATAGAGGGGAGAATTTACAATGAGgaataaggaagtggcagatacTAGTTCAAGTACTGGAGGAGTATACAAGAACCTGATGATCTACACCCTGGAGTTTTGAACAAGTTGACAATTAGAGATGGTGGATACATTGATTATCATCTATCAAAATTCTATATATTTGGGAattgttcctgcagattggagggtagtaaatgtgactccactttttaaagagagagagagaaataacgaACCACTGGCCTGTTAGACTAACATCAGTAGTCTGGAACATCCTGGAATTTACAGAGGATTTAATAATAACACCTGGAAAATAATAATAAGCTTGAGTGGAGTCAGCATGgaattttgaaagggaaatcatgtttgactaaactATtagaattccttgaggatgtgaccagtCGAGCTGATAAGCAGAACCAGTGGATTTTGGTGCATTGATTTTCAGATGGATTTTGATAATGTCCTGCACCAGAGTTAGTTAACAAGGTTGGAACGCACAGAATAGGATTAAATTACTGATGAGGATTGAAAACTAGTTAAAAGATAGAAAGCAAAGGGAATAAATGGGTTTTCCTCAGATTGGCAAGCTGTGGGTAGTGGGACACTGTAGTGACAGGTGTTTGgccccaactgttcacaatctatatcaacaatttggttgAAGGTATGAAATGTGATATTGTCAAGTTTGTTGCTGAAACAAAATTAAGTAGGATTATGAGTGGTGAAGAGTAAAGAAGCTTCAAGAAGATTTAAACAAGCTAAATCAGTGTGTGAGAGCATGGCAGatagaatgtaatgtggaaaaatgtgatgttCATTCACTATGGTGcatataacagaaaagcagaatatcttAAAGTGTTGAAAGATTGGGAAGTATTGATGTTCAGAgtggacctgggtgtccttgtacacaagttactgaaaTCTAACGTGCAGGTGCAACAAGGGTTTGGAAGCTCAAATAGAATGTCGGCTTTTATTGCCTTTGATTAAAAGGGAGGAGTAAAACGGTCTGGCTGCATTGTataagggcattggtgagactgtggCCAGAGTATTCTGAATAGTGTTGGTCCCTAAGCTAAAATTAGGATATACTTGCTGTGGAGTGAGTGGCAAACTTGGTGTTTGTGGATGAGATCGAGTCAACCAGCCTGGATTCtccagttttgaagaatgagaggaaatctcattgaaacttacaaaattctgaaggaTTTGGCCGAGTGAATTCATggagatgtttctcctggctgaaaaGTCCAGAGACTAGGAATAAGAGGTAAATCCTTTAGGACTGAGACGAAGAGAAATTCCGTCGTTCGGAGAGAGATGAATCTtgtggaattttctatcccagagggctgtggagactcattcATTTGAAGCAgacagatttctgaatattaagggaattgagggatatggggatggtgctgaggcagaagatcaattGGGATTTtgaggaatggcagagcaggctcaaagtgtCAGATGGCATACTCCTCCTAATTCCTGGTTCTTGGTGTTATAACCCAGAACTCTAGGTTTGTTCTAATTAAGGCTTCATATTGCTGTAGCATGATACCTGTTTCCTTGTACTCCTGTCATCTGGATATAAGGCTAGTGTTCCATTagcttttgaattattttctgttttcttcctaAATATGTACTGATCTTTGTTTTCGCACCCTCAGTTCTTTGGCCTCCCATTGCTTATAACCTTGTACTATTTCGAAACTGTTCTATTCTTTCCTTGTTTGGTTCACATCAAATGATCTTGCATTTTCTGCAATTTTACTGGGTCATTCAATCAATTAATATCTTTTTAATTCAGTGCTGTTGTCTACATGTATTCTTACCAAATGTGGACATGTGGCTTTCTGTCCCCTCAGCGAAATCATTTACAAATACACTGAAGTCGTCAAAGAACACCAAGTTTATTCCGTCATTGTCCTGCCTTTTGTTTTCCTGCTGACTAGTTGTACTAGAGATAACATTAGTTAATAaatacttcctttttcttgactctAACAGGGACAATAAGCGTCCCAAACCAGGTTTCCAATGGTGGTGACTTCTGGTACACATGCTGTCGGTACTCTAATGCTGCAGACTATACCACTTACAACTGTGCTGTCTGGAACAGACCGTTGTCCTTCAAAGTTATTTTACGTGCCATTCCATGTTCAGAAGGATCTAAGGAAACTGTCACAATCCGGCCACTTTGTCTCCCCCGGTGACGAATGGAGTTGGCTTAACTGAGGCCCAGCAGGCTCAGGTGATAGCCACCAGTCTCTCATTATCTGACGGATTTCAGACAGCCATAAGTAATTGCGTGCAACCTTCCCTTGATGGCATCACACAACTGGTGACCCTCAACAGCAATGGTCAGCCTGTGGTTGCTCACCGTCCAGGCAGTGTAATCGCCACAGTGCTTAAACCAACCTGAACCCATTCTGGACACTTCCGAATTCAGACTGTAGTCACAAATGCAAATGCCACCGTTCCCGGAGTCAGGATGGTGGAAGAACCTGGTCCTCCTGTGGATGGTGAATCCAACTATCAGCATCTCAACACTGTATTGCTGAGCAATTCCAATGGTATTGCGACATCTGTCATAAAGATAGAAGGAATGGACAGACAGTTTGAAACTACTGTACAAGGCTCTGAGAACCTCAACAGTTCATTGTCACACAGCTTGAATTGTGCTCTCACTCCTGTAGTGAAACTGGAAGCCAATGAAGAGTGCTCAGTATCAACCCTGCACCCAGACCACCGACGTGATCAAGATAACACTCTTATGGATACAGAGCTACATGATACCATGCCATTTCTGAAACTGGAAAACTCCCAGACTTTTTCACACGCAGCAAGCTTGCTTAACTATCCCAGTAATGTGACTCCCAATCCAAATGCCATACCTGCTCCTTCAATGGTTAAAACAGAGCCGACAGATCTGTAAATAGTGTAGAAAGCAATACCTTTTGTATCTTTCACATGTTGGACTGGAATTTGTCCAGTCTAATCATGTGAAGGATTGTAAATAAGCAGTTATTGATTCAGCATATTTAATACTGTGTCCAGGCCATCATTGTCAGTTACAATTTGAAAGAATGTCATTTTAAATCTAGGCATCAATATCAGTAAAGTAATCAAGAGACCTAAATGGTGCAATGATTTTCTGGTTGTAAGTTTTGATGCAGAATTAAAActccacacacactttctctctaAGTCCAGCTCTACTCTTCTATGTCACTATGATAACGATAATTAAGATCGGCCTTGAACTTAAGTTCCAAGACCCTTCTTCATTATTACCATATGGGTCAAGGGTAAATGAATGTTTAAGTGAGTTTTAGATTAAAATACTCTCTGCAACCAACCAAGCATGGGAGAGCCACCTTCAACCTGAGCATTGATCTGGATCACCAGTTGCCCAAGTGTTGTTACCGCCATGTCACTGGTTGGGTTAATGCTTTCAGGATCCCAGAATTGGCCAGAATCAAAGTCacattaaaagcaaaatgctgcagatgttggatgtCTGAATTTAAAATGGGGCTGGAAATAATTAGTGGATCAgatagcatctatgaagagagaaatggttaTTTCAGATTAATCACTCATCGTTGATCTGAATCATTAACTTCGTTTCTCCCTCAGTTGATGCTGACTGAATGAAAGCAAAGTAGACTGATAGTTAATAACCCAGTCTCTGTGTCAAGAGGTGCGAATCCAATTCAGATCTGTCTGCCATAGCATTGTTTTCAATCACGTGATGTGCCTGGAACTGAACAATTCACTGTATTCCAACAATTTTCTTGAAGTTATGTACACAGACTCATTTCAAGTTAGTGCATTAACATAAAGAGCTTGATGGTGCAGTTTCTCTTACATCGTTCTCCTGCCGCAATACATTTTGCAAAAGACAGTGAATTGTCCATCGTAAATAAACAAACAACTTAATTTGGACCAGCCTTAATACAATTAAGCCATCTTTGCCCCTTATATAGCCTATTTATGTTTTGTAAACCTTGTTTAGGATTTTTGTTTCTTACCAGAAATTTGACATTTAGGAAATAATATTGAATGTAATTTTAGCTCACCATAAAGATGGTGATGATAAACCACAAGATGAATATTTTATATCTAAATTGTTAATGCCTTGTAGATTAATTGCAGAATGTTATATTTTCATATGTGATATGAAGAGAATTCTTCATGAAAAAAATGTGAACTTGGGATATTTTGTAAgaggttttttttccaaaagcatATTGTAAATATTTATCTTTGATAATACAAAGTGTATACATTTCCTGATGCTACACAATTTCCTCTTGGGCTCTGTTTTGACCAGCTTCCTATCAGTTTGTCAGTGGTTATAGCATTGTTCTATTGGATGCTTCATGCAGAGGTCTATATTGATATTGCAGCCTCTCAAGAAAAAAGTCACGTGGGAGAGTGAGATTTGCTTGgagaaaaataaaaccattttattttacaaattgtATGAATTAGACCATTATCTTTTTCGTTTTAAAACATGGTTGGACCTTTCAGCTTTCACGCAGCAGCCCATGGTATTTGGGATAGCTATTTGCCTGAACAATATCTTGCATATTTTCCAGAGAGCAGTAGTAGCACATGAGTTAAGGAAACCTGAAGAGGTAATGAAGATAATTTAAATGGCCTTTTGACTGTAAAAGTAAAATAATATTGTGTTGTAGTGATTTTCTGGTGGCCTGCTTTTAGAGAAGTATCATACAAGATTGTAAGTAGCAACCAAGTGTAGGTCCCTGTCAAAGCAGTGAATTTGCCCTGCAGAGTCGCATGACATCCCCTGAGCAAGACATCATGGCCTTGGCTTTGCTGTTAAGAGCAAATGGTGTCAGCTGTCCTTTATACCTAGTCATGCTCACAGATATTCCTACCAATCTATTTTCTAAAGCTTGTTACAATTAGAAATACAATTTTGGCAGGAATCACTGCAAGGAACTTGGATCATGTGAGCAAACCAATTCACCCTGTGCCTTCTTAACTAATCAGTTTGAAGGATCCTGA
Coding sequences within:
- the LOC127573794 gene encoding ETS-related transcription factor Elf-1-like, encoding MAAAVQHTELVFEFASNGMDDVQQVEDPLSFPAVIVEQVPNTDLFYSSLDCDDVSTRMMDDTSLDVVEEQIIEDNIGLSVEASCQNEDETMETIEAAEALLNMESPNAILDEKRMFHGFAHPLDGEITESASQVTVTLDKIPNIIRRPSTPMAADEDDSAYESPRKNALKQRKKKGRKMKPSRPSSPVTAPHLPIKKKNKDGKGNTIYLWEFLLALLQDKNTCPKYIKWTQREKGIFKLVDSKAVSKLWGKHKNKPDMNYETMGRALRYYYQRGILAKVEGQRLVYQFKDMPKDLVVIDDDSAEHATPNLVTSSDHSSPTKKKNVTRGISQLQNVGKVAAVPQSVLVQHVKQEHTSSLIQPAQKTGGQQSPILPTIQGLQSNQVLQQGLPDLSRVAVTMSSAAQTIR